From a region of the Dickeya poaceiphila genome:
- the oppA gene encoding oligopeptide ABC transporter substrate-binding protein OppA — translation MVNNTIKKRLAVSILAAITASAGVSAWAATVPAGVQLAEKQELVRNNGSEVASLDPHKMEGVPESNIARDLMEGLLVTSPDGHPAPGVAESWDNKDFKVWIFHLRKDAKWSNGDPVTAQDFVYSWRRISDPKTASPYASYLQFGHIVNIDDVVAGKKSPDTLGVKAVDDHTLEVTLSEPVPYFYKLLVHPSTFPVNQKVVEKFGDKWTQPANWVGNGAYTLKEWIVNEKIVLERNPNYWDNANTIINKVTYLPISSEVTDVNRYRSGEIDMTYNNLPIELFQKLKKEIPNEVKADPYLCTYYYEINNQKAPFTDARVRQALVLGLDQDILVNKVKGQGDTPAFGFTPPYIDGLEGKLTPPEWVSWSREKRNAEAKKLLAEAGFTAEKPLTFNLLYNTSDLHKKLAIAASSIWKSNIGVDAKLENQEWKTFLDSRHQGTFDVARAGWCADYNEPTTFLNIMIANSSSNTSHYKSADFDKLMANALAAKTEEERVNVYKQAEMLLEKDAVVVPVYYYANTRLVKPYVGGITGKDPLDNLNVKNLYIIKH, via the coding sequence ATGGTAAACAACACTATTAAAAAAAGACTGGCGGTCAGTATTCTCGCGGCTATCACTGCCTCTGCTGGCGTTTCTGCCTGGGCCGCTACGGTGCCGGCTGGTGTGCAACTGGCTGAAAAGCAGGAACTGGTACGTAATAATGGTTCTGAAGTTGCCTCGCTGGACCCCCATAAAATGGAAGGCGTGCCGGAATCCAACATCGCGCGCGATTTGATGGAAGGGCTGTTGGTTACCTCTCCGGACGGCCACCCGGCTCCGGGTGTAGCAGAAAGCTGGGACAACAAAGATTTCAAAGTCTGGATCTTCCATCTGCGTAAAGACGCCAAATGGTCCAACGGCGATCCGGTTACCGCACAGGATTTCGTCTACAGCTGGCGGCGTATTTCTGACCCGAAAACGGCGTCACCTTACGCCAGTTACCTGCAGTTTGGCCATATCGTTAACATTGACGACGTAGTAGCGGGCAAAAAATCGCCTGATACGCTGGGCGTGAAAGCTGTTGACGACCATACGCTGGAAGTCACGCTGAGCGAGCCGGTTCCGTACTTCTATAAGCTGCTGGTGCATCCGTCTACTTTCCCGGTGAACCAAAAAGTGGTTGAGAAATTTGGCGACAAATGGACTCAACCGGCCAACTGGGTTGGCAATGGTGCCTACACGCTGAAAGAATGGATCGTGAACGAAAAAATCGTTCTGGAGCGCAACCCGAATTATTGGGATAACGCGAATACCATTATTAATAAAGTGACTTATCTGCCGATTTCTTCTGAAGTGACGGATGTGAACCGTTACCGTAGCGGTGAGATCGACATGACGTATAACAACCTGCCGATTGAGCTGTTCCAGAAACTGAAAAAAGAGATCCCCAACGAAGTGAAGGCGGATCCGTATCTGTGTACCTACTACTATGAGATCAACAACCAGAAAGCGCCGTTTACCGATGCGCGTGTGCGTCAGGCGCTGGTGTTGGGGTTGGATCAGGACATTCTGGTCAACAAGGTGAAAGGTCAGGGTGATACGCCAGCGTTTGGTTTCACGCCGCCGTATATCGATGGTCTGGAAGGTAAATTGACTCCGCCGGAGTGGGTGAGCTGGTCGCGTGAAAAACGTAACGCCGAAGCGAAAAAGCTGCTGGCTGAAGCTGGTTTCACGGCTGAAAAACCGCTGACCTTTAACCTGCTGTACAATACGTCCGATCTGCACAAAAAACTGGCTATCGCTGCATCTTCCATCTGGAAAAGCAACATTGGCGTAGATGCGAAGTTGGAAAATCAGGAGTGGAAAACGTTTCTGGATAGTCGTCACCAGGGCACATTTGACGTAGCTCGTGCTGGCTGGTGTGCGGACTATAACGAACCGACCACATTCCTGAACATCATGATCGCCAATAGCAGCAGCAACACCTCGCATTATAAGAGTGCGGATTTCGATAAGTTGATGGCGAATGCACTGGCCGCCAAAACCGAAGAAGAGCGTGTTAACGTTTACAAACAGGCCGAGATGCTGCTGGAAAAAGACGCAGTGGTGGTTCCGGTGTACTATTACGCCAATACCCGTCTGGTTAAACCTTATGTGGGTGGCATCACAGGTAAAGATCCTCTGGATAACCTGAACGTCAAAAATCTTTATATTATCAAGCATTAA
- a CDS encoding YchE family NAAT transporter, whose translation MIQPVLDFSGYIKFFIGLFALINPVGILPIFISMTSYQAGDGRNRTNLTANVSVVIILWVALFFGDTILRLFGISIDSFRIAGGILITTIAMSMISGKLGEDKQNKQEKTETANRESIGVVPLALPLMAGPGAISSTIVWSSRYHGWQNLLGLSVAIAVFAFCCWLLFRVAPALVRLLGQTGINVVTRIMGLLLMSLGIEFIVTGIRALFPGLL comes from the coding sequence GTGATTCAGCCTGTCTTGGATTTCTCCGGTTACATCAAGTTTTTTATCGGGTTGTTTGCATTGATTAATCCAGTGGGTATTTTGCCCATATTTATCAGCATGACCAGCTATCAGGCTGGAGACGGGAGGAACAGAACTAACCTGACTGCGAATGTTTCCGTGGTGATCATTCTGTGGGTCGCGCTGTTTTTTGGTGACACTATTTTGCGGCTATTCGGCATCTCGATTGATTCGTTCAGAATTGCAGGCGGTATTCTGATAACGACCATTGCCATGTCGATGATAAGCGGCAAGCTGGGCGAAGATAAGCAGAATAAACAAGAGAAGACGGAAACCGCCAACCGGGAAAGTATTGGTGTGGTACCGCTGGCGTTACCATTAATGGCGGGACCAGGGGCAATCAGCTCCACTATTGTCTGGAGTTCTCGTTATCACGGCTGGCAGAATTTGTTGGGATTGTCGGTGGCGATTGCTGTTTTTGCATTCTGTTGTTGGCTGCTGTTTAGAGTCGCGCCAGCGCTGGTGCGGTTGCTTGGGCAAACAGGCATTAACGTAGTAACACGTATTATGGGGTTGTTGCTGATGTCGCTCGGCATAGAGTTTATCGTGACAGGCATTCGGGCGCTGTTTCCCGGCCTATTATAG
- the adhE gene encoding bifunctional acetaldehyde-CoA/alcohol dehydrogenase has protein sequence MAVTNVAELNALVERVKKAQQEFANFTQEQVDRIFRAAALAAADARIPLAKMAVAESGMGIIEDKVIKNHFASEYIYNAYKDDQTCGVLSVDDTFGTITIAEPIGLICGIVPTTNPTSTAIFKALISLKTRNGIIFSPHPRAKNATNKAADIVLQAAIAAGAPKDIIGWIDEPSVELSNQLMHHPDINLILATGGPGMVKAAYSSGKPAIGVGAGNTPVVIDETADIKRAVASILMSKTFDNGVICASEQSVIVVDEIYDSVRERFSTHGGYLLKGKELQAVQAIILKNGALNAAIVGQPAIKIAEMAGISVPASTKVLIGEVTHADESEPFAHEKLSPTLAMYRAKDFEDAVNKAEKLVAMGGIGHTSCLYTDQDNQARRVNHFGDKMKTARILINTPASQGGIGDLYNFKLAPSLTLGCGSWGGNSISENVGPKHLINRKTVAKRAENMLWHKLPKSIYFRRGSLPIALEEVASDGAKRAFIVTDRFLFNNGYVDQITSVLKQQGLDTDVFFEVEADPTLSIVRKGAEQMNAFKPDVIIALGGGSPMDAAKIMWVMYEHPDTHFEELALRFMDIRKRIYKFPKMGVKAKLIAVTTTSGTGSEVTPFAVVTDDATGQKYPLADYALTPDMAIVDANLVMNMPKSLCAFGGLDAVTHSLEAYVSVLANEYSDGQALQALKLLKENLPTSYREGAKNPVARERVHNAATIAGIAFANAFLGVCHSMAHKLGSEFHIPHGLANALLISNVIRYNANDNPTKQTAFSQYDRPQARRRYAEVADHLGLSAAGDRTAQKIEKLLAWLESMKKELGIPTSIREAGVQEADFLAKVDKLSEDAFDDQCTGANPRYPLIAELKQILLDSFYGRPFVEHTVADAKAAPVVASTSVKAEKTEKKEKKVTN, from the coding sequence ATGGCCGTAACAAACGTTGCTGAACTTAACGCTTTGGTCGAACGCGTCAAAAAAGCGCAGCAGGAATTTGCAAATTTCACGCAGGAACAAGTTGACCGGATATTCCGGGCTGCTGCACTCGCGGCAGCCGATGCCCGTATTCCGCTGGCGAAAATGGCAGTCGCCGAATCCGGTATGGGTATCATCGAAGACAAGGTAATCAAAAACCATTTTGCCTCCGAATACATTTATAACGCTTATAAGGATGATCAGACCTGTGGTGTACTTTCCGTCGATGATACCTTTGGCACCATTACGATTGCCGAACCTATCGGTCTTATCTGCGGTATCGTTCCAACCACGAACCCGACTTCCACAGCGATATTCAAGGCGCTGATCAGCCTGAAGACCCGTAACGGCATTATCTTCTCTCCTCATCCACGTGCGAAAAACGCGACCAACAAGGCAGCCGATATCGTGTTGCAGGCAGCAATTGCCGCTGGCGCCCCTAAAGATATCATCGGCTGGATTGATGAACCCTCGGTGGAGCTGTCCAACCAACTGATGCACCACCCGGATATCAACCTGATCCTGGCAACCGGTGGCCCCGGCATGGTAAAAGCGGCTTACAGTTCCGGTAAACCGGCAATTGGCGTAGGCGCAGGCAACACCCCGGTAGTCATTGACGAAACGGCTGATATTAAACGTGCCGTAGCCTCAATTCTGATGTCCAAAACCTTCGACAACGGTGTAATTTGTGCCTCCGAACAATCGGTCATCGTGGTTGATGAAATCTATGATTCCGTACGTGAACGCTTCTCAACGCATGGTGGCTACCTGCTGAAAGGTAAAGAGTTGCAGGCAGTACAGGCGATTATTTTGAAAAACGGTGCGCTCAATGCAGCCATTGTTGGTCAGCCAGCTATCAAGATCGCTGAAATGGCAGGCATCTCAGTACCTGCCAGCACGAAAGTACTGATCGGCGAGGTAACCCATGCCGACGAGTCAGAACCGTTCGCTCACGAGAAACTCTCCCCGACGCTGGCGATGTATCGGGCGAAAGATTTTGAAGATGCCGTCAACAAAGCGGAAAAACTGGTCGCCATGGGGGGTATCGGCCACACCTCTTGCCTGTACACCGATCAGGACAATCAGGCTCGTCGCGTCAACCATTTCGGCGATAAGATGAAAACCGCACGTATTCTGATCAATACGCCAGCATCACAAGGCGGTATCGGCGATCTGTACAACTTTAAGCTGGCGCCGTCGTTAACGCTGGGCTGCGGCTCATGGGGCGGTAACTCCATCTCTGAAAACGTCGGTCCGAAGCACTTGATCAACCGTAAAACGGTGGCTAAGCGAGCTGAAAACATGCTGTGGCACAAACTTCCCAAATCCATCTATTTCCGTCGTGGCTCCCTGCCGATCGCGCTGGAAGAAGTCGCAAGCGACGGCGCCAAACGCGCCTTTATCGTGACCGACCGATTCCTGTTTAATAACGGTTACGTAGATCAGATTACCTCCGTACTGAAACAGCAAGGTCTGGATACCGATGTCTTCTTCGAAGTAGAAGCCGATCCAACGCTCAGCATCGTTCGTAAAGGCGCAGAGCAGATGAATGCGTTCAAACCAGACGTTATCATCGCACTGGGTGGGGGGTCGCCGATGGATGCCGCCAAGATCATGTGGGTCATGTACGAGCACCCGGATACCCACTTTGAAGAACTGGCGCTACGGTTTATGGATATCCGCAAACGTATCTACAAGTTCCCGAAAATGGGCGTGAAAGCCAAATTGATCGCCGTCACCACCACTTCCGGTACGGGTTCTGAAGTCACGCCGTTCGCGGTGGTAACCGATGATGCCACCGGCCAGAAATATCCGCTGGCAGACTATGCACTGACCCCGGATATGGCGATTGTAGACGCCAATCTGGTGATGAATATGCCGAAATCCTTGTGTGCGTTCGGTGGACTGGATGCGGTAACCCACTCGCTGGAAGCGTATGTATCCGTACTGGCGAATGAATACTCCGATGGACAGGCGCTGCAGGCGCTGAAGCTGTTGAAAGAAAATTTACCGACCAGTTACCGTGAAGGGGCGAAAAACCCGGTCGCCCGCGAACGCGTCCACAACGCTGCGACTATTGCCGGTATCGCGTTTGCTAACGCCTTCCTGGGCGTCTGCCACTCTATGGCGCACAAACTGGGTTCTGAGTTCCATATCCCGCACGGTCTGGCCAATGCGTTGCTGATTAGCAACGTGATTCGTTACAACGCCAACGATAACCCGACCAAGCAGACCGCGTTCAGTCAGTATGACCGCCCGCAAGCGCGCCGTCGTTATGCGGAAGTGGCCGACCATCTTGGCCTGAGCGCGGCTGGCGACCGCACGGCTCAGAAAATCGAGAAACTGTTGGCCTGGTTGGAAAGCATGAAGAAAGAGCTGGGTATCCCCACCTCTATCCGTGAAGCTGGAGTACAGGAGGCCGACTTCCTGGCTAAAGTGGACAAGCTTTCTGAGGATGCGTTTGACGACCAGTGTACCGGTGCTAACCCGCGTTATCCGCTGATTGCTGAGCTGAAACAAATCCTGCTGGATTCGTTCTATGGCCGTCCGTTTGTTGAACACACGGTTGCTGATGCCAAAGCCGCTCCGGTTGTGGCCAGCACCTCCGTCAAAGCGGAAAAAACCGAGAAAAAAGAGAAAAAAGTCACCAACTAA
- a CDS encoding DUF3757 domain-containing protein, with amino-acid sequence MANIHKISLFIVALTASSCVMSSRAQTLSCPTPESITYSQGVFVAQEKRVGWVGRWVSQKHDPALVKGFSAVEFISMKNSLKDGTLTNCTYSLSGADGVVDLSYQKKGDERKLTTLIVSISGQPNWKKEKGSVGIQGYECTKSVDKCLFTPLRIDAN; translated from the coding sequence ATGGCGAATATTCACAAAATCAGTCTGTTCATCGTTGCATTAACTGCATCGTCTTGCGTGATGTCAAGTCGAGCTCAAACCCTGAGTTGCCCTACGCCAGAAAGTATAACATATAGTCAAGGTGTATTTGTTGCGCAGGAGAAGCGTGTGGGGTGGGTTGGTCGTTGGGTTTCTCAGAAGCATGACCCAGCGTTGGTCAAAGGCTTTTCTGCTGTGGAGTTCATTTCTATGAAGAATAGCCTGAAAGATGGAACATTAACTAACTGCACTTACTCGTTAAGCGGTGCTGATGGTGTAGTTGACCTCTCGTACCAAAAAAAAGGTGATGAGCGTAAATTAACGACGCTCATCGTTTCGATTAGTGGGCAGCCCAACTGGAAAAAAGAGAAGGGTTCGGTTGGTATTCAGGGATATGAATGCACAAAATCAGTGGATAAGTGCCTGTTTACCCCATTGCGGATTGACGCCAATTAA
- a CDS encoding thymidine kinase has product MAQLYFYYSAMNAGKSTALLQSSYNYQERGMRTLVFTAEIDDRSGRSGVVSSRIGLSSPALLFNEQTDLFQILEQEHRQQTIHCVLIDESQFLTREQVNALCDVVDQLDIPVLCYGLRTDFRGELFSGSHYLLAWADKLIELKTVCHCGRKANHVLRVDSHGKPVIEGEQVVIGGNESYVSVCRKHYKMALGLTRLETE; this is encoded by the coding sequence ATGGCACAGCTTTATTTTTATTATTCCGCAATGAATGCGGGGAAATCGACAGCACTATTGCAGTCTTCATATAACTATCAGGAAAGAGGAATGCGAACGCTGGTGTTTACGGCTGAAATAGATGATCGTTCGGGGCGAAGCGGCGTCGTCAGTTCTCGCATCGGACTCTCTTCACCAGCGTTATTGTTTAACGAACAGACAGATTTATTCCAGATACTTGAACAGGAGCATCGCCAGCAAACTATTCACTGTGTGTTAATTGATGAAAGTCAGTTTTTAACGCGAGAACAGGTAAATGCATTGTGCGATGTTGTCGATCAATTAGACATTCCCGTTCTTTGTTATGGACTGCGTACTGATTTCCGTGGGGAATTGTTTAGTGGTAGTCATTATTTATTGGCCTGGGCAGACAAACTGATAGAACTTAAAACTGTCTGCCATTGTGGTCGTAAAGCGAATCACGTATTGCGGGTAGACTCGCATGGAAAACCCGTCATTGAAGGCGAGCAAGTCGTTATTGGCGGGAATGAGAGTTATGTATCGGTATGCCGTAAACATTATAAAATGGCACTGGGATTAACCCGACTCGAAACGGAATAA
- the hns gene encoding histone-like nucleoid-structuring protein H-NS produces MSEALKILNNIRTLRAQARECSLETLEEMLEKLEVVVNERREEENQAQAEIEERTRKLQQYREMLIADGIDPNELLQSLGSSKVAGKAKRAARPAKYQYTDENGELKTWTGQGRTPAVIKKAIEEQGKSLDDFLL; encoded by the coding sequence ATGAGCGAAGCACTTAAGATTCTAAACAACATCCGCACCCTGCGCGCCCAGGCAAGAGAATGTAGCCTTGAAACGCTGGAAGAAATGCTGGAAAAACTGGAAGTCGTGGTAAATGAACGCCGCGAAGAAGAAAACCAGGCTCAGGCAGAAATTGAAGAACGCACACGCAAATTACAACAGTATCGTGAAATGCTAATTGCCGATGGTATTGACCCGAACGAATTACTGCAATCGCTGGGTTCAAGCAAAGTAGCCGGTAAAGCCAAACGTGCAGCACGCCCGGCTAAATATCAATATACCGACGAAAACGGCGAGCTGAAAACCTGGACCGGCCAGGGCCGTACCCCAGCAGTGATCAAAAAAGCAATCGAAGAACAGGGCAAGTCTCTGGATGATTTCCTGCTGTAA
- the galU gene encoding UTP--glucose-1-phosphate uridylyltransferase GalU, which produces MSTVNKKVKKAVIPVAGLGTRMLPATKAIPKEMLPLVDKPLIQYVVNECIAAGINEIILVTHSSKNSIENHFDTSFELEAMLEKRVQRQLLKEVQAICPEHVTIMQVRQGLAKGLGHAVLCAHPLVGDEPVAVILPDVIIDEYESDLKKDNLSEMLQRFYSTGYSQIMVEPVENVSSYGVVDCKGAELKPGDSAPMVGVVEKPKASEAPSNLAVVGRYVLSDQIWDLLKKTQPGAGNEIQLTDAIAMLMEKETVEAYHLKGVSHDCGNKLGYMAAFVEYGIRHDALGEDFTQWLKEAIAEDAN; this is translated from the coding sequence ATGTCAACTGTTAATAAAAAAGTAAAAAAAGCGGTCATTCCAGTGGCTGGGTTGGGGACACGTATGTTGCCTGCTACCAAGGCCATTCCCAAAGAAATGCTTCCGCTGGTCGATAAGCCGCTAATCCAGTATGTGGTTAATGAATGCATTGCTGCCGGTATCAATGAAATAATTTTAGTTACACATTCTTCTAAGAATTCAATAGAAAATCATTTTGATACTAGCTTTGAACTGGAAGCAATGCTGGAAAAACGCGTTCAGCGCCAGTTGCTGAAAGAGGTTCAGGCTATTTGTCCTGAGCATGTCACTATTATGCAAGTTCGTCAGGGGCTGGCGAAAGGATTAGGTCATGCTGTGCTTTGTGCTCATCCTTTAGTAGGCGATGAGCCGGTGGCGGTTATTTTGCCTGACGTAATCATTGATGAATATGAATCTGATCTGAAGAAAGATAACCTTAGCGAAATGCTGCAACGTTTTTATAGTACAGGCTATAGCCAGATTATGGTTGAGCCGGTGGAAAACGTCAGCAGTTACGGCGTGGTGGATTGTAAGGGTGCGGAATTAAAACCGGGTGATAGCGCGCCAATGGTTGGCGTAGTGGAAAAACCTAAAGCATCGGAAGCACCATCTAATTTGGCTGTCGTTGGGCGTTATGTGCTGTCTGATCAAATCTGGGATCTATTGAAGAAAACGCAACCAGGTGCAGGCAATGAAATTCAACTGACCGATGCTATCGCCATGCTGATGGAAAAAGAAACCGTTGAAGCTTATCACCTGAAAGGGGTAAGTCATGACTGCGGTAATAAATTGGGATACATGGCTGCGTTCGTAGAATATGGTATCCGGCATGATGCACTGGGTGAAGACTTTACTCAGTGGCTGAAAGAAGCAATAGCAGAAGATGCCAATTAG
- the rssB gene encoding two-component system response regulator RssB, translating into MAQPLMGKRILVVEDEAVFRSVLAGYLTSLGAEVHEADNGRDALEKMACQPPDLIICDLNMPMMGGFEFVERLRLHDISTPVLVVSATSHLADIAKILRLGVQDVLLKPLHDYTRLRESVMACLYPTMFSSQANEVEQLMHDLDSLNQSPGAALKLLQQLQPPVQQTLANCRINYRQLMAADTPGLVLDIAALSEDELAFYCLDVTQAANNHGVLAALLLRALFNSLLQEHLVHQQHRLPELPVLLNQVNQLLRRANLQGRFPLLVGYYHRGLGRLILISAGLHARLSVEDQSIGLSNGVPLGTLESAYLNQISYQCESWQCQMWGSGGRLRLMLSTD; encoded by the coding sequence ATGGCACAACCACTGATGGGAAAGCGCATTTTGGTTGTTGAGGATGAGGCTGTTTTCCGTTCTGTACTGGCTGGCTATCTGACATCCCTTGGCGCAGAGGTACATGAGGCGGATAACGGCAGGGATGCGCTGGAAAAAATGGCTTGTCAACCGCCAGACCTGATTATCTGTGATCTTAACATGCCGATGATGGGGGGGTTTGAATTCGTCGAGCGGTTGAGATTGCATGATATCTCGACGCCGGTGTTGGTCGTGTCTGCTACCAGCCATCTGGCAGACATCGCCAAAATATTACGTCTTGGCGTTCAGGATGTGCTGCTCAAACCCCTTCACGACTACACCCGCTTGCGCGAATCGGTGATGGCTTGTCTATACCCGACGATGTTCAGTTCTCAGGCGAATGAAGTCGAACAACTCATGCATGATTTGGATTCGCTAAATCAGTCGCCGGGTGCTGCCTTGAAACTGCTGCAGCAATTGCAGCCACCAGTCCAGCAGACGCTGGCGAATTGTCGTATCAATTACCGGCAACTGATGGCGGCGGACACACCGGGGCTGGTGCTTGATATCGCGGCGTTATCCGAAGATGAACTGGCATTTTATTGTCTTGATGTCACACAGGCGGCGAATAATCATGGTGTGCTGGCGGCATTGCTGCTGAGGGCGTTGTTCAACAGTCTGTTGCAGGAACATCTGGTGCATCAGCAGCATCGATTGCCTGAATTACCGGTACTGCTCAATCAGGTTAACCAATTACTGCGTCGGGCGAACCTACAGGGTCGATTTCCTTTGCTGGTTGGTTATTACCACCGTGGACTGGGGCGACTTATTCTGATTTCAGCGGGGTTACATGCCAGGTTAAGTGTGGAGGACCAAAGCATTGGGTTGAGTAACGGAGTACCCTTGGGAACGCTGGAATCCGCTTACCTTAATCAGATCAGTTATCAGTGTGAGTCGTGGCAGTGTCAGATGTGGGGAAGCGGTGGTCGCCTGCGCCTGATGTTGTCTACAGACTAA
- the rssA gene encoding patatin-like phospholipase RssA produces MRKIGLALGSGAAKGWAHIGVLEALEELGIVPDVVAGCSVGALVGAAYATNNLDGMTHWVKDFRYWDVIRLMDFSWRRGGLLRGDRVFNHVKHLLRTQHIEECAIKYGAVVTNLSTGRELWLTQGDLHLAIRASCSMPGLMSPVPLNGYWLVDGAVVNPVPISLTRAMGADVVIAVDLQHDASLQQHNLLSAKPEQTKTTPDSWRERIRHRLSHRFRRQTEVTPTAMEIMSTSIQVLENRLKMNRMAGDPPDVLIQPYCPQIATLDFHRAQEAIESGRIAVEKQRELLLPLVNRNV; encoded by the coding sequence ATGCGGAAAATAGGTCTGGCGTTGGGATCTGGCGCAGCTAAGGGATGGGCGCATATCGGTGTGCTGGAAGCGCTCGAAGAGCTAGGGATTGTACCTGACGTGGTGGCGGGGTGTTCGGTAGGGGCGTTGGTTGGTGCTGCCTACGCTACAAATAACCTGGACGGCATGACGCACTGGGTGAAAGATTTTCGTTACTGGGATGTGATTCGCCTGATGGATTTTTCGTGGCGCCGGGGCGGATTATTGCGAGGGGATCGCGTTTTCAACCATGTAAAGCATTTGCTACGTACGCAACATATTGAGGAGTGTGCTATCAAGTATGGAGCAGTGGTGACTAACCTGAGTACAGGAAGAGAGCTGTGGCTAACCCAGGGCGATTTACATTTGGCTATTCGCGCCTCTTGCAGTATGCCTGGGTTGATGTCCCCTGTACCATTGAATGGTTACTGGTTGGTGGATGGCGCTGTTGTTAATCCGGTTCCGATATCATTGACCCGTGCGATGGGAGCCGATGTCGTGATTGCGGTGGATTTGCAGCACGATGCCAGTTTGCAGCAGCATAATTTGCTGTCTGCTAAACCAGAGCAGACGAAAACTACGCCAGATAGCTGGCGTGAGCGTATTCGTCATCGGCTTTCTCACCGTTTTCGTAGACAGACGGAGGTGACGCCCACTGCGATGGAGATAATGAGTACCTCCATACAGGTATTGGAGAATCGGCTGAAGATGAATCGTATGGCGGGTGATCCTCCAGATGTATTGATCCAACCCTATTGCCCACAAATCGCCACGTTGGATTTTCATCGGGCGCAAGAGGCCATTGAATCAGGCAGGATAGCGGTAGAAAAACAGCGGGAGTTGTTATTGCCGCTGGTTAACCGGAATGTATAG
- a CDS encoding YchJ family protein has protein sequence MSECCPCGSAQPYEHCCQPYLRRDSQPSRPDLLMRSRYTAYVKQDIDYLVATWHPDCHAENWRADIAASCTDTHWLGLQILDVAPGKTADEGYVEFAACYSTIGHPDRRVLMRERSRFLRHHDRWYYVDGVHLPTGRNDACPCGSGKKYKKCCGQ, from the coding sequence GTGTCTGAATGTTGCCCATGCGGCAGTGCCCAGCCTTACGAACACTGCTGTCAGCCTTATCTGCGCCGCGATAGCCAGCCATCCCGCCCTGATCTGTTGATGCGTTCACGGTATACGGCCTATGTCAAACAGGACATTGATTATCTGGTCGCTACCTGGCATCCAGATTGCCACGCTGAGAACTGGCGAGCAGACATCGCCGCCAGTTGCACCGATACTCACTGGCTTGGGTTACAGATACTGGATGTTGCACCGGGGAAAACCGCGGACGAAGGGTATGTCGAGTTCGCTGCCTGCTATAGCACCATCGGGCATCCGGATCGTCGGGTGCTGATGAGAGAGCGTTCCCGCTTCCTTCGCCATCATGATCGCTGGTACTATGTTGACGGCGTCCACTTACCAACCGGCAGGAACGACGCCTGTCCGTGCGGTTCCGGCAAAAAATACAAAAAGTGCTGCGGACAATAA